The DNA region GAGTAGACTGACAAAAAGTGGTTAGAAAGTCTGTcctgctcttttttttcttcagtgcCTACTGTCAGTTCCAAGATTATTGAATGAGATTATGGAATCATCTTACAAAAAGAATGCAATGCCATGATATAATGCAGCACTGAACTGGGCATCATGAAACACTCATAATAAGTCAAATGCCAAATTAAGACTGAAAGGTtggttcaaagaaaaaaaaactcaaagaaacGTCAAACAACTAAAACGAGCAGCTTGAGAAAAAAACTCTAAATGattacaagttaaaaaaaattgcagtgaaTTTTGTCTTTACCATGAGACATTACGTTGCTTTGGCTCTTGCTTCAGATTTGTTGTTCGGTTTAGCCTCACTTAATTGAGTATTTCCTATCTCAGTATACGAGCCAGATGTAATTATCGCTTTTGGGATCGATTTCTTTGTCTATAAAACCACAGACTGAACGCGTTTGGTAAATAAACGCTGTCAATGGTTGATAGTTGGAAATCTCATAACATCTGACAGTGACAGTCTTTGAAACAGCAAATGAGTTACGGTACGTTTTCAGTGATCCTGTTTCACGCGTTTTTTATCCTATAGTCTTCCTCGGTTTACACCTTTTTAATATACCGCAACTGAAAATTGGTTTCTTTGTGTTAAACGAAATAATAGACAGGTATGATGTGTAAACGTCATAACTTACAGCCAATCCTTGATCCATTCATTTTAATGgctttctttgattttgcagAAGTTTTTCCGATAATTAGGAAATTTCGTCTGCTGCAACCCACTTTTAAACAGAACATATGCCAGTCACACACGATCAAATGTTGATTTGAGTAAAATGAGAATGAAGTTGCTTTGGGTGATCTTTTTACTTCCCACCTTGCGTACTGGCGGTGAGTAGCTGTAACTGATAAATTTCACCCCAGgttaaaggaaaacatttttccggACGTCTGTCATATGCGAAGCCAAAACTTAAATGATTTGAAAATCGGAAAAGGTTTAAGACTGAGAGGACATATGCTCGTGCTCTGCTAAAAATAGATTTCGACTTCGAATTTGACCTAGCTAGAGAAGAGGATGTAAAAGTAACAGCCGTCACTCCCGTACCGTTCCCCGCGTTTCCCTGAGTCTTAGTTTTCACTTTGCTGTTTTTGATGGAGTGTGGGGAGGGAAGAGGTTATTGCGTAATGATTTTCCTGACCAGTGAAAATACTAAATTAACACCTCTTGAACTGTGAATTTGCCTTTCGCGATACGCGAACCTTACTGTGGTATATCCGTTTTTTTCCGTGATATgcattatttcaatttttcgaTGTTCGTGAGACGTGCGCAggaccctcccccccccctttcctcGCATCCCCTTTTACCCCCTTCTTTGATCAAGTATCGATCCATGGATTGCGTTTTTCAAGAGGCAAAAAAGAACGCTTGGGAAAAACATCGTTTTAAATTGGTTCCTTACGCTCTCAACTCATTATCCGAGGTTTTCTAAAGCACTCCAAGTTTTTTTGACGGTTCGTGGAGTTTGACGTACCTTCACTAATATATTCGATGTTTTAGACTTCAGTGTTTAATGAATCTTGATTATTAATGCTCGCCGAGTCAAACACAAAACCTGTTACATCAAACTTCTTAATTACAAAAACGCGCAGCCAGGATTTAATGAAGAGACAACTTTGCACAGTTACATAAGATTCATTTTTCCAAGTGTCCAGATAAACTAAAATTGAGAAAATAGATAAGACTTTCACAAGAAATACAACTGAATAACAAATGCCGATATGAAGTTTACCATTTTTTCAGGTCATGGGCAGGTGTTAAATTGCTTTAGGTGTGTCAGCAGTGTTTCCTGGAAAGAATGCGCCTACCAACAATATGAAACAAAATGCAGCCAAGAGAATGACGCATGTATAACCGTGAAGTTCCAGGGGAGGTATGGGGAGACTGGCTTTGTGAGGTAAGAACAATTATAACGCATAGTTCCTCAGAATGATCGGCCTGGTTTATGCAGTGGCATTATACAACCCAACCCATGTAATGgaccaataaaaaaaataaatatataaatgaataaataaaaagggaTACACTGTAGTTGACTATGTGTTGTACTTCCCCCTCCAACAACAACTGCACTAATATGAACATTGAATGTAAATTCTGTTTTGAGTTGGAGAGCGTGTATTCTGGATATGAGCATTTTTATTCATCTGTCAATAACGGCAACAGTTTTTCTTTATCGGGGATTATTATCTAACTCCAAAACAGCAACACCTTCTCACTGCCAAGTCTTTAATGGCCACATGCTACTATTAGCTGTCCAGTTATAAACCAATTATAGAAACTTGCAGTACCAAATCTCAATTTCAGAAACATCTCTTGATATAGTGTAGTTTGAACCCTGGGGTAGTATTTAATTGTGCGGTCAGATTATGCGGGTGAAAGTGGTACTGATGACTGTTGCCATCAGTGTTGACTGACACTTCAACAACCTCAGCAGAAATCATCTttagagtcaagtgaataggTTTTGTCAGCAGAGTGTTAAAAGTCCAGTTTGCAGagactgattggtcagtttagctGGCATGTTGTTGGCAATAAGACTCAAGTggtgtaataataataataattataaccaGCATTTATATAGCACACATATCAAAAAGAAATCTCATGGCGTTATACAATAAGTATAAGAAATtacttaaaattaatttaaaaatgaacaCAATAACTGTCCATAAAAGACATGTACTGGTGTACCTGGTGTAAGTGACAGTTGTGATTGGTGAGTTTTGATCCTTAAGTCAttgtaacattttttattttccagagACTGTGTGAAGAAGAAAACATGTAAAAAGGCAGAACTCAGCCAATGTCAGCAAACAGAGCAGTGTGACTTTGAATGTTGCAGAGGTGAACTTTGCAACTCTGTCCTCAATGCACAGTCCAGCAGAATCCTGTTTATGCTGTGCATGTCAAGtcttttattattgttttaaattttacatggACAAAGTTAGTAATTGAGGCCATAGTTAATGATTTAaataatgtacaaaaaaaaaaccttagatgtatgtgctctgattggtcagtaataataatacttaCAATAAACAgttagaaatgttttttttaatcaaaaatttgCTAGACAGTTGTTGTGGCCTTTCTTGGTGTTTATGAGATAAAGATACTGCAGTTGTTACAAATGATAACCACCTGAGTAACATATACCAAAGCTAGATTGATTAATGTCCTTCCAAGGCTTATAAATTCATTTCATTGCCTTATAATTTTCTTGACTTATCTTTGATCATTTGACATATTCTAGAGTTGATAATTTATGGCTTACAAGTGTTTATAGGTTCTTTGTTctcagatgaagaaaaaattattgcagaaAATCATTATTTAGGTGCAATAAGCTGCAAACAATTTCTAAGTGTGCTTACTAGCCTTTTTTATCAATTCCatattgaaatttgtttgacTTACATGTAACTCACTTCTAAGATTAGCACATCAGCATTAACTTAAGAGTTGTTCTACAAATTCTCGAAGTTCTTTGGTTTCTATTAGTCCAGTGAACTTGTTAACAACTTTCCCATTCCTAACAGCCAAAACAGTAGGAATTCCTGTAACCTGaggaacaacaacaagaaaaccaCAAAGAATACATCACTGTATGCTGAATGGTATGCTAACCCAAATTGGATAACTTatcaaaatgatacaaaaacCACTAACAGCAGACAACCTTGACTTACTGGAATATGTGGTACATATCTTTTATTAACCAAGTTTaaaaactcagcaaaaaaacagggttccataacttacagtaaGGACCTAGAACTTGGTGAATTAGAGAAAACAAGgtatatctctgggttcaaatagaggaAGATCCCACATCAGAcatacttttaaatttagtgGGTGGTACAGTTAAATacagcctgctaaattgacTGATCATAGCACAAGTACTAACTGAGAGGAGTAATAAAGTACTCGATAGACTTGTCAGTACTACTTTATCAAATAGCTTCTTACTTGATATTCCAAAGCCAGATCAGAATGGATATCAATATCGATTTTAGCCAGCTCTAACAAGCCCTCTTTCTCTCCCATTACTGCATCTAACTTTGGAGATAAGGCTTTGCAAGGGCCACACCAGCTGTTTAAGAGATGAGATGTGGGTAATGTGAGTTTTAAAGAATCTACCTTTTATTACCTTCAGTGCAGAAATGACTTACAAATGGTATCattaggtaataacatgattttgagtgccatttggtgtaaataagctaaaatgaaaacttttcatagacaaaaaaattacacaagCTGGTAGGGAAAGTGCATTTTGCAAGGGTTTCATTAAGAGCAGGCACTGGGAAAATTGACCACTTGTGAGGACAGCTTCACACACCTAGATTGGCCATTTAGAGGAATGTTTTTCCTACAAAGAATTTCAGTTCAAAAAGTTTTACCCACCTGTGAAAACAAGTTGCCCCCCTGCTGAAAACATGAATGAAACCTctcaatttgtagtctttgaaaaaatttataagtGCTTGTTTATACCCTGTAGAGCATCACAGAAAATTATGATAGTGCATGCTTGctcatttgtaatttgcacttttGTAATTTCCAATCATGTTACAACTTAGATTACAtgaaaatgcacttgttttcggccaatcagaagtaAGTAACTTTTCTCATATAttattaataatggtaaatgTATGTGATATATAGGTCATTTTTGTCTAATAGGGTCAAATTTGATTGAAATCTTTCTCATAATCTTTTGCAGTTTATAGGGTTCTAAAAACTTGATTCATCCAGTTGCAGTATAATTATTCAGTATTCAGAGTGAGGTCTCAGCTATGCAGTCACTGAAAAGTTCCATGGGAGATAAATGGGAAATGTTAGTTTCCTGAAGaccagaaaaaaacaaccaTAAAATAggataaagaaataaacaaaacttaaaaataaataatattttccaTACTCAGCATAGAAGTCCACAAGGACAGGTTTGGCAGAGGCCAAAACTTTCTTCCGAAAGTCGTCTTTGTCTTTCACCTCAAACGGGGTTCTGAAATATGATGTGGTAGTGATGTGTGCTGACGTTCCAGAAAGGTACTTTGGTGAAAATAATGCCCTGTGGTGGGACGTCAGTCGATGAGCCATTCTTAACATGAAGCAAGCTATTAAAACAACATACGATGCAAGAGATTAGTAGAACGAAAATTACATCAAATGGCAAGATTTTAATGCTGTTGGTACCTACAGTATGATTGCCAAGAGCTTTCATCTTTGTCATTCATACGCTACGGATAGGATTCTTTAAGTCTTGAATCTCGTTTCGTATCCTGTAACCTCCCTAGTAAATTCTATGTCACAAACGTTCAGTATCaccatctctcttaaatttttttttactgctaaTCACATTATTTCTGTTGCAGAAAGGTTCAAATACATGTAACAGGTAAACAGTTTATTGGCTTCTTTTGCCATGAAAAACACCCTTATCTGGACTAAATTAACACCCATCTCCATTGTGTTTTGCATGTGTTTATGTAAATTACAAGTGGTAAAAAGTTGCCTTGTCGGATCTGCACCGAAAACCGAATTGAGAAGGTCG from Pocillopora verrucosa isolate sample1 chromosome 1, ASM3666991v2, whole genome shotgun sequence includes:
- the LOC131798416 gene encoding thioredoxin, mitochondrial-like isoform X3, producing MLRMAHRLTSHHRALFSPKYLSGTSAHITTTSYFRTPFEVKDKDDFRKKVLASAKPVLVDFYADWCGPCKALSPKLDAVMGEKEGLLELAKIDIDIHSDLALEYQVTGIPTVLAVRNGKVVNKFTGLIETKELREFVEQLLS
- the LOC131798416 gene encoding thioredoxin, mitochondrial-like isoform X2; translation: MLRMAHRLTSHHRALFSPKYLSGTSAHITTTSYFRTPFEVKDKDDFRKKVLASAKPVLVDFYAEGATCFHSWCGPCKALSPKLDAVMGEKEGLLELAKIDIDIHSDLALEYQVTGIPTVLAVRNGKVVNKFTGLIETKELREFVEQLLS
- the LOC131798416 gene encoding thioredoxin, mitochondrial-like isoform X1, which encodes MLRMAHRLTSHHRALFSPKYLSGTSAHITTTSYFRTPFEVKDKDDFRKKVLASAKPVLVDFYADRGATCFHSWCGPCKALSPKLDAVMGEKEGLLELAKIDIDIHSDLALEYQVTGIPTVLAVRNGKVVNKFTGLIETKELREFVEQLLS